The Papilio machaon chromosome 2, ilPapMach1.1, whole genome shotgun sequence genome segment CAAGTTTGATCAAAATGTATGTCAAATATGGACATAATCAAAGCTACATTTATCAAACATTTTGGCagaaaatttgaatatttactttaaaatatttattaatataatgtcaaatttatgaattttcaAACGAAACTAGtcatgataaatataatataagacTAGCCCTTtggctacaatttttttttatgttttataattttaatacgagTTATAACAAAGCTGCTAACAACCAGATTGTCTGATTCTACTAAATCATTTGAATATCACAAAAACTATAACATGAATTAAACACCACCATATTTCCACCACCTTAACTtaccaaaaaatttaattatgctcagaaaatattaaatttctatgACATCAAGCAatatattgattaaatatgaattttacaattcaccttaaaaaattaacaaaaaggcgagaataaatgtgtttttttaatctactttGGTTTAACTGGTGTTAACAGTTCAATGACAGCTTCAATGTTGCCATTTGTGCTCTGCAGAAGTTGTGTGAGCCAGCCACCCTCATTGTTGAAGCCCATTGCCAGCATTTGCTTTATCGCAGCATCAATATGCGGCtctgtaaaaaaacaagtctTAATTACTCTCCCTAATTTTTTTGACATCTCAAATATCAAGTATATTTCAAGACATTAGAAACAGCTTAAGATTTAAATGCCATTACAATCAGCTAATAGttataatactaaaatgtttgtaagtaATACTCACTAATATGAGAGCTCTGAGGTTGGGGTTGTTTTGTTCCAGTCTGGTTATTAGACATATTCGGTTTGAAGCCTTCAGGTTGTTGTTGCAGAGGCACAGTTTTAGGTTGGCCGCTAGACACATTCTGTTTCACAGTCTCAGCCTCCTGTGGCTTAGTCACCCCTTGCGATGGTTTCAGCATCTCCAGCTCTTTAGGATtcaatactaaatattaaaaagttttatttttcatacatatttacaattcatacatattcaaatttatattgcAAATAATGTAGAATATTTACCAGCAGAAGCAGTGTGCAGGGGAGGGTACAAGCTTTGCCCTTCGCCAATCTTAACATGTTGTTGGAATTCCTGAGGCAAATTGAAACCAATAGGCACATTTTGTTCTAATGGAGCACTTGGTTTTGGATCCATATCCATCagatctgaaataaataattacagctttctagtaatgtataaaaaatttactttatctgTACAACTGAAATATACTTAGACATCTTTACCTTTTTCCTTGTTTATTACAGTCCATTCGTCTGTACCCCTTTCAGGTGACTCATCTTTGCGTGTAGTAGTTTCATTCATATCCTTAGTTGTTGATATTTCAGATTTGGCATCCTCTTTACCAACTTCTGATGTCTGACCAGAAGCTCCTGAGTCTCCttcattatttacatttgacTGCTCAGGAGCCTGTTGAGCTGCCGAGTTTAGATCGGTGTCTCCATATAACATTTGCAGAAACTTTTGAATTTTCTCTTGATTGATATTAACAGCAAAAGGACACTCTGTTTCAGTAGCTGCTGCATCTGGTTGTTTAGATGTGGATGATGCAGCATTGTCACTGGTTTGAGGTTGCTCTTGGCTTCCCTGTTCAGCGGGCTTTGGAGTTTTGTCTTTATCTTTGTTAGTGTCAAGACCAACATTGCCAGTGAGATCAGCAAATTCATTCATGTATGTGCTAAAGATATCAAACCAGCTTGACTGATTACGGCGGTGATGATGTTCACCTCGACTATGATGACGCTTCTTCTCGCAACTCCTATCACGTTTGGCCCTTTTGCAAAGTTGTTCAAGGTCTGCTGTAGCACTGCCGACAGACTTCATAATGTGACGGGAACGTCTTATAGCTGCCTTAATCACTGCACGCTGAAAATATGAGtgaacttataaaaaaaacttacattttagATATAGGTGATTCTGGCAAATGTTACCAACATCaataataacttatttcaAGTGAATGAAGAGTGATGTGTTACTAAATCACAGCCATCACAGAAAGTCtcacttatattttattgaacttgttaattttaaactacaaatattttccaGGCAACAATTTAACATATCTTTTCACAGAAGAGTAAAATAAAGTGGTATATCTTTAGCAGAAAAACTTACAGCCATGTTGGGCATTGGCAGACGGACCATTATGTGCTCAGAATGATGGCCAGCTGCTTCACACTTGGAGCAAAGGTCATAGTCAACGCATGTTGTGCACTTGTAACGGAATCCTACCACTGGGACATCACAAACATCACAGATAACTCCACAGTGAGCTGCATTTTTGTCacctaaaagatttttaacacttttaatcCAGTACCTATATATATTATCATAAGAATTTAAAGATTCTTTGGTTGGGCAAAACAAGAAAAGTTtcctattaaataatatagtccttgtacaaaaaatcaaaagattATTAATTTCCACAGTATGTTGTGACTAAGAACAAAGAATTTGTTACTATGGTAGCGCCCTTACCAGTAGCATTCTCTGTTGAAGCAGTTATCACCACATCACAATCAACTTCCTGAGGCCCTTCCTCATGGCAGTGAATATTCAACTTCATGACATTGTCAGTCATAGATGACAATGCAGTTATCATTTCATCATCAGAAGAAATAGTAATATCATCCCCATCCTCATCTGGAAGGcaaatacaaattgtatttttatagaagtatagtttattattttcaataattctCATAGTGATAAATTATCGAACACGAAAATTTTCatctccatttttttttaataacttatctCCTAATTTCCTGGCTAGATACATAATGTTTGTtgagttttaaaaatggaacCGTAAAAGTTCAATTATGTTGCATCAGCATTTTACACAGTAAAACAAAATGGTTGATTAAGGCGACTCACCTTTCCAAGTAACAGTGAAACGCTTATGCTTCAATGAGGGATAGATATCTTGAAGCTTAGCATCCAGATAACAGAAACTTGTCACCACACTTTTTTCAATTCCAAACCTACGAACTTCTGGTTTGGTTTGGTTTTTTCCATAAGCGTATACTTTGAACTGCACTTTATCCTCCATTTCTATAAAATCGTATTAAATGATTGAcgtattaacaaaattgttcgcataaaatttagtaattatgCACATAAACAGGATCTACAGCTACTTTTCTTCCACTGCAAATAAAACAGTAACTAGCTGTTGTAGCCATTTTGATGAAACATTATGCGCACTTTTGCAAtatcgaaattaaattaaaattctaataattcATCTAAAAATTTGCTTTGAAAATACATatctttttcaaatacaaatttaaaaacattacactTACCGACAAATCAGCACttccaaatttcaatattcaacGAGACAACTCAATTCTTCGAGATCTGCAAACAGAATGTTGTTGTGAGAGATCGACCGATTCTTTATTTTGAAGACAGCAGGGTTACCAacggttaaaaaataatctcccgaccaaataaaaaaaaaactaatctgcgattttttaaaaatgtaatataaaaataaattgttaattttctgTCTTATAACAGAGATGAaaacgtatttattatatgactAGCTGTTCCCATGCAGCTTCATCTGCATGAAATTCcactattttttgttatacaaaactttgttttattgtttacattgcATAAAACTTTCAAATTCCAAAATTCAAAAGACAACGAAGGCCTTCGCCGTTGGCTGAGAATTACTgttaccatggcaaccatCCATCTTTGCCTCTAATGGCTTGCAATTTTGTTCGTTTCtcgccaatttttttttttcaatttactcacCCAATAAGTCTAACGGCTTGTAAATACATAGTCTAAAGCTTGTCGTAAATATAGGGCTTTTTAATgagatttattcaaaaatacgCCGTGATTGCTAAGGCCCTGCGTTATAAAGAAGTGTGTGTTTACACTGTATTACATTAGTGTACGTAAGGGACAAACAAAGTATGGATTTCCATGGGAGATCACCAACGCCCATAAACGAAGTACGTTGCCGTTACCGCCCTTTGAGAAAGAAGTACGCTCGCCtcttgaaggtccctaagCCGTACTAATTCGAAAAtgttgcaattttaatttacttcatatttttcaactttaaaatcggtcaagccgttaaGGCAGTAAAGTTTTCACATACTTGGaacgaaataatttattttaaaatataccacATTTTTTCCCTTACTTTTGGGAACTTCACAAACCCGTAAAACACTTCACATTAtgcataaatattatgatatgAGTCATAGTTTATCGAACGTtggagaaaaataaattaatgttaatattgtgCAACACTGCTTGTCAAAACAAAAAGTCATTTAGCCATTTTTCTAAGGTGcgttcattttaaatgaaggGTTGCTAAAGTTGATTTAAACTAAAGGGCACGCGAAGCTTTCGCACTTgtcattatttgtaaaaaagttgtaaaaaattataccttttaatatagaaatgtttcattgggataatataaatatatcatttttattattggtttaaatattatgtttttattggcataaaatagatttttacacATCGagaaattttttgaatttactgTGTCTTAGCCCAAATTGAAAGAATAATGTATGCCACAAAACTGTAAATTTTGTGGGATGGCATATGGCATTCTTCGCTCGAACTGATCATTCCTCTTTTCGACTGCAAACTGATGATTTGACGTAagttaatttagtaataatgAGCTGAAATAAGGCAAGtacacaacaaaataaaaacaacaaggACTATGTAGGTAATGTGTACTCTCTAGTTAATATTAGAGACCGCCAATAATCATATTATAGGTCGCCAATcgaaggaaattaaaaaaagccaGAAATGTATATCAAGTTCTTATCCTTACTAGCTATAGTattcgactccgtccgcgtgaaactaaaaaagaaatacctccaaaaaatatccatccatccatttaaacgtTCCCGTTTATAATAGTAGGATTATGTTGAGACAtcgaaaaaaaagttaatgatCATCAAAACCTTTTATTACCTAAAATCCTAAATTAATTCACGCATTTATCTTGCTTCTTGCTATTATTGAAGTATTTGTCATAATGAGTAGGAATACAATATTAACCGCCAACTTACCCACTTTGTTTCTTTCCTATCACGTAACATGACAGATTTAATGCCAATTGTAATAAACCTATGTAT includes the following:
- the LOC106714365 gene encoding sequestosome-1 isoform X1 is translated as MEDKVQFKVYAYGKNQTKPEVRRFGIEKSVVTSFCYLDAKLQDIYPSLKHKRFTVTWKDEDGDDITISSDDEMITALSSMTDNVMKLNIHCHEEGPQEVDCDVVITASTENATGDKNAAHCGVICDVCDVPVVGFRYKCTTCVDYDLCSKCEAAGHHSEHIMVRLPMPNMARAVIKAAIRRSRHIMKSVGSATADLEQLCKRAKRDRSCEKKRHHSRGEHHHRRNQSSWFDIFSTYMNEFADLTGNVGLDTNKDKDKTPKPAEQGSQEQPQTSDNAASSTSKQPDAAATETECPFAVNINQEKIQKFLQMLYGDTDLNSAAQQAPEQSNVNNEGDSGASGQTSEVGKEDAKSEISTTKDMNETTTRKDESPERGTDEWTVINKEKDLMDMDPKPSAPLEQNVPIGFNLPQEFQQHVKIGEGQSLYPPLHTASAVLNPKELEMLKPSQGVTKPQEAETVKQNVSSGQPKTVPLQQQPEGFKPNMSNNQTGTKQPQPQSSHIKPHIDAAIKQMLAMGFNNEGGWLTQLLQSTNGNIEAVIELLTPVKPK
- the LOC106714365 gene encoding sequestosome-1 isoform X2, with protein sequence MEDKVQFKVYAYGKNQTKPEVRRFGIEKSVVTSFCYLDAKLQDIYPSLKHKRFTVTWKDEDGDDITISSDDEMITALSSMTDNVMKLNIHCHEEGPQEVDCDVVITASTENATGDKNAAHCGVICDVCDVPVVGFRYKCTTCVDYDLCSKCEAAGHHSEHIMVRLPMPNMARAVIKAAIRRSRHIMKSVGSATADLEQLCKRAKRDRSCEKKRHHSRGEHHHRRNQSSWFDIFSTYMNEFADLTGNVGLDTNKDKDKTPKPAEQGSQEQPQTSDNAASSTSKQPDAAATETECPFAVNINQEKIQKFLQMLYGDTDLNSAAQQAPEQSNVNNEGDSGASGQTSEVGKEDAKSEISTTKDMNETTTRKDESPERGTDEWTVINKEKDLMDMDPKPSAPLEQNVPIGFNLPQEFQQHVKIGEGQSLYPPLHTASAELEMLKPSQGVTKPQEAETVKQNVSSGQPKTVPLQQQPEGFKPNMSNNQTGTKQPQPQSSHIKPHIDAAIKQMLAMGFNNEGGWLTQLLQSTNGNIEAVIELLTPVKPK